The genomic window CGGAGATGACCGCCCTGGAGATGGACCCGGCGTTCGCCGAGCGCAACGTCAACGAGGGCTTCTCCGGCGGTGAGAAGAAGCGTCACGAGATCCTGCAGATGCGGCTGCTGCAGCCGAAGGTCGCCATCCTCGACGAGACCGACTCCGGCCTCGACGTCGACGCGCTGCGGGTCGTCTCCGAGGGCGTCAACCGCAGCCGCGCGGAGGGTGACGTCGGCGTCCTGCTGATCACCCACTACACGCGGATCCTGCGCTACATCAAGCCGGACTTCGTGCACGTGTTCGTCAACGGCCGCGTCGTCGACGAGGGTGGCCAGGAGCTGGCCGACAAGCTCGAGAACGAGGGCTACGCCGCGTACGTGAAGGACTCGAAGGAGACCGCGACCGCATGACGCAGACCGCCTCGCGTCCTCCGGGGACGCGTGTCCCGCTGCCCCTGGACGTCGAGGCGATCCGGGCGGACTTCCCGATCCTGACGCGCACCGTGCGCGACGGGAAGCGGCTGGTGTACCTCGACTCCGGCGCCACCTCGCAGAAGCCCCGCAGCGTCCTCGACGCCGAGCGCGACTTCTACGAGAACCACAACGCCGCCCCGCACCGCGGCGCCCACCAGCTCGCCGAGGAGGCCACCGGTCTCTACGAGGCGGCCCGGGCGCGGATCGCTGCGTTCATCGGCGGCGCCGTCGAGGAGGTGGTGTTCACCCGCAACACCACCGACGCGATCAACACCGTCGCCTACGCGCTGTCCAACGCCGCCACGGCCAAGGAGCCGTCCTTCCGCCGGTACGCCGTCGGCCAGGGCGACGAGATCGTCGTGACCGAGATGGAGCACCACGCCAACCTGGTGCCCTGGCAGCAGCTGTGCGAGCGCACCGGCGCGACGCTGCGCTGGCTGGGCCTCACCGACGACGGGCGGCTGGACCTCTCCGACCTCGCCACCGTGGTCAACGAGCGCACGAAGCTGGTCGCGGTCACCCAGCAGTCGAACATCCTGGGCACCATCAACCCGCTGGAGCCGATCGTCGCCCGGGCCCGCGAGGTCGGCGCCCTGGTCCTGGTCGACGGCGCCCAGTCGGTGCCGCACCAGCCGGTCGACGTCGCCACGCTCGGCGCGGACTTCCTGGTGTTCTCCGGGCACAAGATGCTCGGGCCCACCGGCGTCGGCGTCCTGTGGGGCCGGTACGAGGTGCTCGACGCGCTGCCGCCGTTCCTCACCGGCGGCTCGATGATCGAGGTCGTGCGGATGGAGGGCAGCACCTTCATGCCGCCGCCGCAGCGCTTCGAGGCCGGGGTGCCGATGACCGCGCAGGTGGTCGGGCTCGGCGCCGCCGTCGCGTACCTGCAGGACCTCGGCATGGACCGGGTGCAGGCGCACGAGGAGGCCCTCACCGGCTACGCCCTCGAGCAGCTGCAGGCCGTCCCCGGCGTCACCGTCATCGGCCCGCCCGACACCGTCGCGCGCGGGGGAGCGGTGTCGTTCACCGTCGAGGGCATCCACCCGCACGACGTCGGCCAGGTCCTCGACGACCTCGGCATCGCCGTGCGCGTGGGGCACCACTGCGCCTGGCCGGTGGTCCGGCGCTACGGCGTCCCGGCCACCACCCGGGCCACGTTCTACGTGCACACCGGCTACGACGACGTCGACGCGCTGGTGGAAGGTGTGCGGGCCGCGCAGCGTTTCTTCGGTGTGACGCCGGAGGAGGCAACCGCCTGATGCAGCTCGAGTCGATGTACCAGGACATCATCCTGGACCACTACCGCAACCCCCACGGCCGCGGCCTGCGGGACCCGTACGAGGCCGAGGTGCACCACGTCAACCCGACCTGCGGGGACGAGGTGACGCTGCGGGTGCACCTGGACGGCGACACGATCGCCGACGTCTCCTACGAGGGCATGGGCTGCTCGATCAGCCAGGCGTCGGTGTCGGCCATGTACGACCTGGTGGTCGGCAGGTCGGTCACCGAGGCGCTCGGCACCGGCGAGCACTTCGTGACGCTGATGCAGAGCAAGGGCGACGCCGCGGTGGCCGAGAAGCTCGAGGACGAGCTCGAGGACGCCGTCGCGTTCGCCGGGGTGTCGAAGTACCCCGCCCGCATCAAGTGCGCGCTGATGAGCTGGATGGCCCTCAAGGACGCCTCCGCCCGCGCGCTGGCAGCCACCCCCACCGGAGGACAGGCATGAGCGAGACCACCGAACCCACGACGGCGGACGAGACCCCGGAGCTGCCGGCCTACAAGTCGGCGCTGCTCGAGGACGTCGAGGAGGCCATGCGCGACGTCGTCGACCCCGAGCTCGGCGTCAACGTCGTCGACCTCGGCCTGGTCTACGGCATCGACGTCGACGACGACAACGTCGCCGTCCTGGACATGACGCTGACCTCGGCGGCCTGCCCGCTGACCGACGTCATCGAGGACCAGGCGCGCCAGGCCCTGACCGGCGGCCCCGGCCCCGGCCTGGTCGACGACATCCGGATCAACTGGGTGTGGATGCCGCCGTGGGGCCCGGACAAGATCACCGACGACGGGCGCGAGCAGCTGCGCGCGCTCGGCTTCCGGGTGTGACGCTGCTCCCCGACCTCCTCGATCGACTGGCCGCCGGGGACGACCCGCCGGCGGACCGCAGCGTGATCGTGCTGCCCGCGCCCTCCGGGGCGCGGGCAGTCGTCGTCGGGGGCAGCGCCTGGCACGTGGTGGCCGCCGACGTCGACCCGTCGTGGGTGGCCGGCCAGGTGGCCCCCGACCCGCTGGCGCTGCCGCTGGGCGCGCGCTTCCTCGCCGCGCTCGCCGACCGGATCGGCGTGGAGCCGGGGGTGGTGGACGCCGTCCTCGTCGCCCCGCCGGCCGCCGGTCCCGGCCTCGACCTCGTGCCCGCCGAGCTGGACCACCCCCGGGTCGCCCGGGCGCTGCTGCACCGCACCGACGTCCGGATCTGGACGACGCCGGACGGCTGCGGGCTGCTCACGCTCGGCCGCGGCGTCGCGGGCCGGTGGGAGGTCAGCGTCGAGGTCGACGCCGCCGCCCGCGGGCGGGGACTGGGCACCGCCCTGGTCGCGGCCGCCCGGTGGCTGGTGCCCGGCGGCGCGCCGCTGTGGGCGCAGGTGGCGCCGGCCAACACCGCCTCGCTGCGTGCCTTCCTGGCGGCGGGCTACCGGCCCGTGGGCGCCGAGTCGCTGTTCGGCGCCTGAGGCCCCTCCGGCCGGGACTCAGCGCATCTCGGCCAGGCGCTCCCCGAACCCGGCGACCGGCCGCAGC from Geodermatophilus normandii includes these protein-coding regions:
- the sufC gene encoding Fe-S cluster assembly ATPase SufC, with protein sequence MSVLEIRDLHVTVGEGDDAKEILKGVDLTVRSGETHAIMGPNGSGKSTLAYSIAGHPKYTITGGTVTLDGEDVLAMSVDERARAGLFLAMQYPVEVPGVSVSNFLRTAATAVKGEAPKLRTWVKDVRTEMTALEMDPAFAERNVNEGFSGGEKKRHEILQMRLLQPKVAILDETDSGLDVDALRVVSEGVNRSRAEGDVGVLLITHYTRILRYIKPDFVHVFVNGRVVDEGGQELADKLENEGYAAYVKDSKETATA
- a CDS encoding GNAT family N-acetyltransferase; this translates as MTLLPDLLDRLAAGDDPPADRSVIVLPAPSGARAVVVGGSAWHVVAADVDPSWVAGQVAPDPLALPLGARFLAALADRIGVEPGVVDAVLVAPPAAGPGLDLVPAELDHPRVARALLHRTDVRIWTTPDGCGLLTLGRGVAGRWEVSVEVDAAARGRGLGTALVAAARWLVPGGAPLWAQVAPANTASLRAFLAAGYRPVGAESLFGA
- the sufU gene encoding Fe-S cluster assembly sulfur transfer protein SufU encodes the protein MQLESMYQDIILDHYRNPHGRGLRDPYEAEVHHVNPTCGDEVTLRVHLDGDTIADVSYEGMGCSISQASVSAMYDLVVGRSVTEALGTGEHFVTLMQSKGDAAVAEKLEDELEDAVAFAGVSKYPARIKCALMSWMALKDASARALAATPTGGQA
- a CDS encoding metal-sulfur cluster assembly factor, with translation MSETTEPTTADETPELPAYKSALLEDVEEAMRDVVDPELGVNVVDLGLVYGIDVDDDNVAVLDMTLTSAACPLTDVIEDQARQALTGGPGPGLVDDIRINWVWMPPWGPDKITDDGREQLRALGFRV
- a CDS encoding cysteine desulfurase yields the protein MTQTASRPPGTRVPLPLDVEAIRADFPILTRTVRDGKRLVYLDSGATSQKPRSVLDAERDFYENHNAAPHRGAHQLAEEATGLYEAARARIAAFIGGAVEEVVFTRNTTDAINTVAYALSNAATAKEPSFRRYAVGQGDEIVVTEMEHHANLVPWQQLCERTGATLRWLGLTDDGRLDLSDLATVVNERTKLVAVTQQSNILGTINPLEPIVARAREVGALVLVDGAQSVPHQPVDVATLGADFLVFSGHKMLGPTGVGVLWGRYEVLDALPPFLTGGSMIEVVRMEGSTFMPPPQRFEAGVPMTAQVVGLGAAVAYLQDLGMDRVQAHEEALTGYALEQLQAVPGVTVIGPPDTVARGGAVSFTVEGIHPHDVGQVLDDLGIAVRVGHHCAWPVVRRYGVPATTRATFYVHTGYDDVDALVEGVRAAQRFFGVTPEEATA